One Methanohalophilus mahii DSM 5219 genomic window carries:
- the purN gene encoding phosphoribosylglycinamide formyltransferase, producing the protein MTLNIAVLISGRGSNLQSIIDNVESGYIPNACVSVVISDKRDAYGLVRAMNHGINAVFIDPAVYESKKHFENALLEVLEKFSTDVLLLAGFMRILGSNLIKAYNNRVMNIHPALLPSFKGLHAQKQALEYGVKISGCTVHFVDEGMDSGPIILQKSVPVLDSDTEDSLSERILAQEHIIFPEAVKLFAEGRLDVKGRRVHIL; encoded by the coding sequence ATGACTCTCAACATTGCAGTCCTGATATCCGGCAGGGGCTCTAATCTACAGTCAATTATTGATAATGTAGAAAGTGGTTATATCCCAAATGCCTGTGTCAGTGTGGTTATAAGTGATAAAAGGGACGCTTATGGCCTTGTAAGGGCTATGAATCACGGCATAAATGCTGTTTTTATCGACCCGGCTGTTTATGAATCCAAAAAACATTTTGAGAATGCACTTCTGGAAGTTCTTGAAAAATTCAGTACGGATGTGCTCTTACTTGCCGGTTTCATGCGAATTCTGGGTTCCAATTTAATAAAGGCCTACAATAACAGGGTAATGAATATCCATCCCGCCCTTTTGCCTTCTTTTAAAGGTCTGCATGCTCAGAAACAGGCCCTGGAATATGGTGTAAAAATCTCAGGTTGCACTGTACATTTTGTTGATGAAGGGATGGATTCCGGCCCGATTATTCTACAAAAAAGTGTACCTGTACTTGACTCGGATACGGAAGATTCCCTTTCTGAAAGAATACTTGCACAGGAACATATTATTTTCCCCGAAGCAGTTAAGTTGTTTGCCGAAGGAAGACTGGACGTAAAAGGAAGACGTGTACATATATTATAA
- a CDS encoding transcriptional regulator: MTKDILIHQIIDVLEKSNFTVSSRCNIRPRSFDLAARQDGVLLFCKALYNIDSLNEETASEMKALAGYLGGTPMLIGAKTRDQMLEDSVVYVRYEIPALNVQTLYDYFVEGIPPLISAAPGGLYVSIDGDVLRDARSQLSMSIGSLASHLGVSRRTISKYEEGCMDASIDVVLELEELLDVALARSIDILGPFHRSRQEPDENDTLQPPTDGILSFIYGLGYDVLSISQAPFNAVSRDCSTTFLTGVSKYSNAMVKRAHLMSNISTITRTRSVYIIEGESKITSVEHTVLIERKELDSLSDSEELDDLISERASATVDY, translated from the coding sequence ATGACAAAAGACATTCTAATACATCAAATCATTGATGTACTGGAAAAGAGTAATTTTACTGTATCTAGCCGCTGTAACATTAGGCCTCGTAGTTTTGATCTGGCAGCAAGGCAGGATGGTGTACTTCTTTTCTGTAAGGCACTATATAATATTGATAGCCTGAATGAAGAAACAGCATCTGAAATGAAAGCATTGGCAGGATACCTTGGAGGTACTCCGATGCTGATCGGGGCAAAAACACGTGATCAGATGCTTGAAGATAGCGTAGTCTATGTTCGTTATGAGATCCCTGCTCTTAATGTCCAGACCCTTTATGATTATTTTGTAGAAGGCATACCTCCTCTGATTTCGGCAGCTCCCGGGGGTCTTTATGTTTCCATTGATGGTGATGTGCTGCGGGATGCCAGAAGTCAACTTTCGATGTCCATTGGTTCCCTGGCGTCACATCTGGGAGTATCCCGGCGTACCATCAGTAAATATGAGGAAGGCTGCATGGATGCTTCCATTGATGTTGTACTCGAACTGGAAGAGTTGCTTGATGTGGCGCTTGCAAGATCCATTGATATCCTGGGTCCATTTCATCGTTCCCGGCAGGAACCGGATGAAAATGACACCTTACAGCCTCCTACAGATGGTATCCTGAGTTTCATTTACGGGCTAGGTTATGATGTACTTTCAATATCCCAGGCACCTTTTAATGCGGTTTCTAGGGACTGTTCCACTACTTTCCTGACCGGAGTAAGTAAATACAGCAATGCGATGGTAAAGCGAGCTCATTTGATGAGCAATATATCTACCATCACACGTACAAGATCGGTTTATATCATTGAAGGAGAAAGTAAAATTACATCGGTAGAACACACAGTTCTGATTGAAAGAAAGGAATTGGATTCTCTTTCGGATTCAGAAGAATTGGATGACCTTATAAGTGAAAGAGCCAGTGCGACGGTTGATTATTGA
- a CDS encoding tRNA(Ile)(2)-agmatinylcytidine synthase encodes MIISFDDTDSRSLGMCTTYLGALLMDELKAYGKPVGLPLLIRLNPTIPFKTRGNAAVAIKIETSEREKVKKHVIQRIEELAQMEDENTNPGVVFLENNNEEVKNVLAAFFKRTVQHVITIRQAKEIIEKCELDARGYKNGRGLIGALAGCGAMLEEKWDHTYEYLSYRQKETWGTQRFVDENSVIRADDATYPNTWDNRDIANNLVVCIPHSPDPVLYGIRGKTPEYVSHAASMIEGEVTERYAIYKTNQGTDMHLIPAESISNLQDMESYIIQGFVASTPRTIEGGHTLFLFRDKEGEEMECAAFEPTKNFRELIRKLIPGDHITLHGSVKNKTLNIEKIDVIELAEKCRKVNPLCPECKKRMKSTGKGQGYRCRRCKTQADTAIRSKVEREIKTGMYEVPPCARRHLSMPLVRKRGKDTHPSR; translated from the coding sequence ATGATCATAAGCTTTGATGATACAGATTCCCGCAGTCTTGGGATGTGTACCACATACCTTGGTGCCCTATTGATGGATGAACTTAAAGCGTATGGCAAACCTGTCGGCCTGCCTCTGCTTATAAGATTGAATCCTACCATACCATTCAAAACCCGGGGCAATGCTGCCGTTGCGATCAAAATAGAGACATCTGAACGTGAAAAAGTTAAAAAACATGTAATACAGAGAATAGAAGAACTGGCACAGATGGAAGACGAAAATACAAATCCAGGCGTAGTCTTTCTCGAAAATAACAATGAAGAAGTGAAAAATGTCCTGGCCGCCTTTTTCAAACGCACTGTGCAACACGTAATCACCATCCGACAAGCAAAAGAAATCATTGAAAAATGCGAACTTGATGCCAGGGGGTACAAAAACGGCCGTGGACTGATAGGAGCACTGGCTGGCTGCGGCGCCATGCTGGAAGAAAAGTGGGACCACACCTATGAATACCTGTCCTACAGGCAGAAAGAAACATGGGGTACACAGCGATTTGTAGATGAGAATAGTGTTATCCGGGCAGATGACGCCACCTATCCCAATACATGGGACAACCGGGATATTGCAAACAATCTGGTGGTCTGCATACCCCATTCGCCAGATCCTGTCCTTTATGGAATTCGGGGAAAGACACCCGAATACGTCTCCCATGCCGCCTCCATGATAGAGGGAGAAGTTACAGAGAGATATGCAATCTACAAGACAAACCAGGGAACCGATATGCATCTGATTCCTGCAGAAAGTATCAGTAATCTGCAGGACATGGAATCATACATAATCCAGGGATTTGTGGCTTCAACTCCCCGTACAATTGAAGGAGGACACACCCTATTCCTTTTCAGGGACAAAGAAGGAGAAGAAATGGAGTGTGCCGCTTTTGAACCCACAAAAAACTTCCGGGAACTAATTCGCAAACTTATCCCGGGAGATCATATAACACTACACGGAAGTGTCAAGAATAAGACACTGAATATTGAAAAAATTGATGTGATAGAACTTGCGGAAAAATGCAGGAAGGTCAACCCCCTGTGCCCTGAATGTAAAAAGAGAATGAAATCCACCGGAAAGGGACAGGGATATCGATGCAGGCGTTGCAAAACACAGGCAGATACAGCCATAAGGTCCAAAGTTGAAAGGGAGATCAAAACCGGAATGTATGAGGTACCCCCCTGCGCCCGCAGGCATCTTTCAATGCCTCTCGTGCGGAAAAGAGGAAAGGATACCCACCCTTCAAGATAA
- a CDS encoding NAD+ synthase has product MDILQAKNRIVDFIREKCEDAGVTGSVVGISGGVDSALVAHLAVEALGAENVLGLHLPELNVTPPEDVLHATEVANGLGIEFRTIEIGGIVQTYLANMPGSDPANKYVNGNLKARIRMSILYYYANLDSRLVAGTGNKTEILLGYYTKYGDGGVDLEPIGDLYKTEVFQMAEMTGVPGEIIDKSPSAALWEGQTDEKELGHSYATIDSILIKMLAGEEASAVAFECGVSESELDKLLQRVDSNIHKRMLPPVADLADIRI; this is encoded by the coding sequence ATGGATATTCTGCAAGCAAAGAATAGAATAGTGGATTTCATTCGAGAGAAATGTGAGGATGCCGGTGTAACCGGTTCTGTTGTAGGTATCAGCGGTGGAGTGGATTCTGCACTTGTGGCACATCTGGCAGTGGAAGCCCTTGGTGCTGAGAATGTATTGGGATTGCATCTGCCTGAACTGAATGTAACGCCGCCTGAAGATGTACTGCATGCAACCGAGGTGGCCAATGGGTTAGGTATTGAATTCAGGACCATTGAAATCGGGGGAATCGTTCAAACGTATCTGGCAAATATGCCAGGGTCTGATCCTGCTAACAAATACGTTAACGGGAATCTGAAAGCCAGGATCAGGATGTCAATTCTTTACTATTATGCCAATCTTGACAGCAGGCTTGTGGCAGGTACCGGCAACAAGACCGAAATCTTGTTAGGTTATTATACCAAGTATGGCGACGGGGGGGTGGACCTAGAACCAATCGGCGACCTCTATAAAACTGAAGTGTTCCAAATGGCGGAAATGACAGGTGTACCCGGCGAAATCATTGACAAATCCCCCTCAGCCGCTCTCTGGGAAGGCCAGACAGATGAAAAGGAATTGGGACACTCCTATGCTACAATCGACAGCATCCTGATAAAAATGCTTGCAGGGGAGGAGGCCAGTGCAGTAGCCTTTGAATGCGGTGTCTCAGAATCCGAGCTGGACAAACTTCTCCAGCGCGTAGATTCCAATATCCACAAACGAATGCTGCCTCCTGTAGCAGACCTTGCAGATATAAGGATCTGA
- a CDS encoding ATPase domain-containing protein, whose protein sequence is MQQVTTHIQGLDSILKGGWNCPSATLVAGVAGSGKTTFALQAICESAREGKVCLYVTSVNEPATVVNNFVSRLSHYDVSRISRGNIHQISIDIKSLDRGIYSFMWNLEDSIEKIKPEIIVIDPITIIGCSFDKNIRRRFYYEFFKRMKKWNSVVLVTGEMSEKEIEESTLGYVTDGIIHLTNKEDRQQRNRYLEVLKLRGQEYIPGKHSFSITSEGITVLPWQDRTTNREESKLLETGLCGLDYMLCGGLRAGSANYIGGPTGTGKTLMGIRYVKKGTEQDEKGIIVSFDETKNDILNRAESAGMELEKDIRAGNIEILQLSTNDFARHFHEIQQTVEKVNATRIFVDDVQKHMKTMEGTNFIQHLVAKYKNANITLLMTGTISSGLPLIGEAGKKLHADSTIATCYVADKLNLKKGLIVLKNFNSKHKKEIHEINIDENGLEIKGILPLTDIIS, encoded by the coding sequence ATGCAACAAGTCACCACCCACATCCAGGGCCTGGACAGCATACTCAAGGGAGGTTGGAATTGTCCTTCTGCGACCCTTGTAGCCGGTGTTGCAGGCAGCGGAAAGACCACGTTTGCATTACAGGCAATATGTGAAAGCGCAAGAGAAGGAAAAGTTTGCCTGTATGTTACTTCGGTCAACGAACCTGCCACAGTCGTGAACAACTTTGTATCAAGGCTGAGTCATTATGACGTATCCCGGATTTCCAGAGGAAACATACACCAGATATCCATTGATATCAAGAGCCTCGATCGGGGAATATATTCCTTCATGTGGAATCTCGAGGATTCCATTGAAAAAATAAAACCTGAGATAATCGTTATTGATCCCATTACAATCATAGGATGCAGTTTCGATAAGAATATCAGAAGAAGGTTCTACTATGAATTTTTCAAAAGGATGAAAAAATGGAATTCAGTGGTACTTGTTACCGGAGAGATGTCCGAAAAGGAAATTGAAGAAAGTACACTGGGATATGTAACAGATGGAATAATACATCTTACAAATAAAGAAGATAGGCAGCAGCGAAATCGCTATCTTGAAGTGCTAAAACTGCGGGGACAGGAATACATCCCGGGCAAACACAGTTTTTCCATAACCAGTGAGGGAATAACAGTACTTCCCTGGCAGGACAGGACAACCAACCGCGAAGAAAGCAAACTACTTGAAACGGGCCTATGCGGGTTGGACTATATGCTTTGTGGGGGTCTGAGAGCAGGTTCGGCAAATTATATCGGGGGGCCCACCGGCACAGGTAAAACCCTGATGGGTATCCGATACGTAAAAAAGGGAACTGAGCAGGATGAAAAGGGCATCATCGTTTCATTTGATGAAACAAAAAATGACATTCTGAATCGTGCTGAATCCGCAGGGATGGAACTTGAAAAAGATATTCGTGCAGGAAATATCGAAATATTGCAACTCTCCACAAATGATTTTGCCAGGCATTTCCACGAAATTCAACAGACGGTAGAAAAGGTCAATGCGACAAGGATTTTTGTTGATGACGTGCAAAAACATATGAAAACTATGGAAGGGACTAACTTTATCCAGCACCTCGTGGCAAAATACAAAAATGCAAACATCACACTCCTGATGACAGGAACCATATCATCCGGACTGCCACTAATTGGTGAAGCCGGCAAGAAATTGCACGCTGACAGCACCATAGCAACCTGTTATGTAGCAGACAAATTGAATTTGAAAAAGGGCCTCATCGTCCTCAAGAACTTCAATTCTAAACATAAGAAAGAAATCCATGAGATCAATATTGACGAAAACGGGCTGGAAATTAAAGGAATATTACCTCTTACCGATATAATATCCTGA
- a CDS encoding NOB1 family endonuclease, which yields MKIYIADTGVFINRKGRDRQLVTVPSVIDETKAKYTSMEMLIALETGAKIEQPDPVFREKIVDKAEGTGDIEELSGTDIDVLAKALEYGKNAVLMTDDYAVQNVASMLGIKIEPISQSRIKDKIIWGKKCTGCMKRFDNGEECPICGSPLKKIRKRKI from the coding sequence ATGAAAATTTACATCGCAGACACCGGCGTTTTCATCAACCGTAAGGGTAGGGACCGCCAGCTTGTTACAGTGCCCTCGGTAATCGATGAAACAAAGGCAAAATACACAAGCATGGAAATGTTGATCGCCCTTGAAACCGGGGCAAAAATAGAGCAACCAGATCCTGTATTCAGGGAAAAAATCGTGGACAAGGCAGAAGGCACCGGTGATATTGAAGAACTTTCCGGGACTGATATCGATGTGCTGGCAAAAGCTCTGGAATATGGGAAAAATGCCGTCCTCATGACAGATGATTATGCTGTGCAGAATGTGGCTAGCATGCTTGGTATAAAGATAGAGCCCATATCTCAATCCAGAATAAAGGACAAAATAATCTGGGGGAAAAAATGCACCGGCTGCATGAAAAGATTTGACAATGGTGAAGAATGTCCCATCTGTGGGTCCCCCCTCAAGAAGATACGTAAAAGAAAGATATAA
- a CDS encoding orotate phosphoribosyltransferase-like protein, which translates to MKNIEELIQKAAELQANGLVTGQIANELNVSRDTVTWLLMRGKRGAEAPAPKDISVNWSAIGKSSFRLRYISQALCDMVLESLDDNDQMADMVVGIGLSGVPMATMIAEELGIEFSIFHGYDSQKERDKNTGIFSRNFGHVEGKNCIIVDDVVSSGSTITDVIEQIKKSGSNPVAIAVIIDKKNSETISGVPVNSLIKLARVD; encoded by the coding sequence ATGAAGAATATAGAAGAACTTATACAAAAAGCAGCCGAACTGCAAGCCAATGGTCTTGTTACCGGCCAGATCGCAAATGAACTTAATGTCTCCAGGGATACGGTCACATGGCTTCTCATGCGGGGTAAAAGAGGTGCTGAGGCCCCTGCACCCAAGGATATCTCTGTAAACTGGAGTGCCATAGGTAAAAGCTCCTTCCGCCTGCGTTATATTTCACAGGCCCTGTGTGACATGGTGCTCGAATCCCTTGATGACAATGACCAGATGGCAGACATGGTCGTGGGAATCGGATTAAGCGGTGTACCCATGGCCACCATGATTGCCGAGGAACTGGGTATCGAATTTTCCATATTCCACGGTTATGACAGCCAGAAAGAGAGGGATAAAAACACAGGAATTTTCAGCAGAAATTTCGGGCATGTAGAAGGAAAGAACTGCATTATTGTGGATGATGTGGTCTCATCTGGCTCAACGATTACCGATGTAATTGAACAGATAAAGAAAAGCGGATCAAACCCTGTTGCAATTGCAGTCATTATTGACAAGAAAAATTCGGAAACAATCAGTGGAGTCCCCGTGAACTCACTTATCAAACTGGCAAGGGTGGATTAA
- a CDS encoding DHH family phosphoesterase, whose translation MKEKCSECGGTGARESSIQKCPECKGSGKPKSMNLMELSENDVNSFLKGSSVCEKCGGSGEVEIKDPCPSCGGDGFLYNCDLCGKSIDHLIDGREICKSCNEVKVVHVLDDSCDMNELSVGKYYHAEVNNLASFGAFVNLNSNLRGLIHSSNIKAKLEPGERLVVEINEIRSDGKMDLLPRIVGEHKVVEVEKEIPVRISSELKDYVGKLVRIEGEVLQVKQTGGPTIFVISDEGGIIPCAAFESAGERAYPDIDSDMVVSLTGEVNLRGEDLQLEVKSMKQLTDEREQTVRQRIDRILDQRAEPHDIEFLVKSKLLEDLRPEMKEVARIIKKAILRSRPILLRHHADADGMTAGVAIEKAILPLIREVNGQDGEYYFYKRSPSKAPFYEIMDVTKDISFALEDAERHDQKLPLVVMVDNGSTEEDVPAMRQALIYGIDMVVVDHHHPDKVVDDYLLAHVNPAHVGGDFGQTAGMLSTEVARMINPDVTEQIQHLPAIAAVGDRSESDEAYQYIDLVSSRYSLEDLQDIALALDFEAYWLKFNSGRGIVNDLLNFGDYIRHKKLVSLLCEQARAMMDEQLEACMPNVKSQQLPNGAIMNVLDVENYAHKFTFPAPGKTSGEVHDKICRKNEGKPIVTIGYGPDFAVIRSRGVKMNIPEIVRQLHEEIVGGGVNGGGHLVVGSIKFVGGMRKKVLSKLVEKIGQYEVDMEI comes from the coding sequence ATGAAAGAAAAATGCAGTGAATGTGGCGGAACTGGTGCCCGTGAGTCCTCAATACAGAAATGTCCCGAATGCAAGGGCTCCGGGAAACCAAAATCAATGAATCTTATGGAACTTTCAGAAAATGATGTAAACAGTTTCCTCAAGGGAAGTTCCGTATGCGAAAAATGCGGTGGCAGCGGGGAAGTTGAAATAAAGGACCCATGTCCTTCCTGTGGAGGGGACGGATTTCTTTATAACTGTGACCTATGCGGTAAATCTATCGATCACCTGATAGACGGACGCGAGATATGCAAATCATGTAATGAAGTAAAGGTGGTCCATGTGCTGGACGACTCCTGTGACATGAACGAGCTTTCCGTGGGCAAATATTACCATGCAGAGGTAAACAACCTCGCATCATTCGGGGCTTTTGTGAACCTTAATTCCAATCTGCGCGGGTTGATCCATTCAAGCAACATAAAGGCCAAACTTGAACCCGGGGAAAGGCTTGTCGTAGAGATAAATGAGATTCGTTCCGACGGGAAAATGGACCTGCTACCACGAATTGTCGGTGAACATAAGGTCGTAGAAGTCGAAAAGGAAATTCCGGTGCGTATCTCGTCTGAATTGAAGGATTATGTGGGTAAGCTTGTGCGTATCGAAGGAGAGGTGCTCCAGGTCAAACAAACAGGCGGTCCCACCATTTTCGTAATTTCCGATGAAGGCGGGATAATTCCCTGTGCAGCCTTTGAAAGTGCAGGGGAGCGGGCATATCCGGACATTGATTCGGATATGGTGGTATCTCTTACGGGTGAGGTCAATCTCAGGGGAGAGGATCTGCAGCTTGAAGTCAAGAGTATGAAGCAGCTCACAGATGAAAGAGAACAGACCGTCAGACAACGCATAGACCGTATACTTGACCAGAGGGCAGAACCTCATGATATAGAATTCCTTGTCAAAAGCAAGCTTCTGGAAGACCTTCGTCCTGAGATGAAAGAGGTTGCCCGAATTATCAAAAAAGCCATTCTCAGATCACGTCCTATTTTGTTGCGCCACCACGCTGATGCTGATGGCATGACTGCCGGTGTGGCCATTGAAAAGGCAATCCTGCCTCTTATTCGTGAAGTCAACGGTCAGGACGGAGAATACTATTTCTATAAACGTTCTCCTTCAAAAGCCCCCTTTTATGAGATCATGGATGTGACCAAGGATATTTCCTTTGCTCTTGAAGATGCGGAAAGGCATGACCAGAAACTGCCTCTTGTTGTGATGGTGGATAATGGTTCCACGGAGGAAGACGTACCCGCGATGAGACAGGCATTGATATATGGTATTGATATGGTGGTTGTGGACCATCATCATCCCGATAAGGTCGTTGATGATTACCTTCTGGCCCATGTAAACCCTGCTCATGTGGGTGGGGACTTCGGTCAGACTGCCGGTATGCTTTCCACAGAGGTTGCACGGATGATCAATCCTGACGTCACAGAACAGATACAACATCTCCCTGCAATCGCTGCTGTGGGTGATCGTTCAGAATCCGATGAGGCCTATCAATATATTGATCTCGTCTCTTCCAGATATTCTCTGGAAGATTTGCAGGATATTGCCCTGGCCCTTGATTTTGAAGCCTACTGGTTGAAATTCAACAGTGGAAGGGGAATTGTAAACGATCTTCTCAATTTTGGTGACTACATCAGGCATAAAAAACTTGTAAGTCTGCTGTGTGAACAGGCAAGGGCCATGATGGATGAGCAACTTGAGGCATGTATGCCCAATGTCAAATCACAGCAACTGCCCAACGGGGCTATCATGAATGTGCTTGATGTGGAGAACTATGCTCACAAATTCACTTTCCCTGCACCGGGTAAGACCTCCGGGGAAGTTCATGACAAAATCTGCAGGAAAAATGAAGGCAAACCGATTGTGACCATCGGCTATGGACCGGACTTTGCAGTTATAAGGTCACGTGGGGTTAAGATGAATATTCCTGAAATTGTCAGGCAGCTCCATGAGGAAATTGTTGGTGGAGGAGTGAATGGGGGTGGCCATCTTGTTGTCGGAAGTATCAAGTTCGTTGGAGGGATGCGTAAAAAGGTACTATCCAAACTCGTGGAAAAAATAGGCCAGTATGAAGTGGATATGGAGATTTAA
- a CDS encoding slipin family protein → MVEQYIIPALIVLVIILSQSIKVVKEYERVVIFRLGRFSGVKGPGVFFIIPIIDTAVKVDLRIVTIDVPKQAVITYDNVTVAVDAVVYYKVLNPESAVTEVEDYKYATSMLAQTTLRDVVGRIELDEVLSGREEVNKDIQEMLDVSTDPWGIKVTSVTLRDVSVDEKMLRAIAQQAEAEREKRSRIILADGEYKASQKLLDAARLYQEVPTTIKLRELQTIAEVAREGNTIVVTNTSDSGDIAALTQAFTAKNK, encoded by the coding sequence ATGGTAGAACAATATATAATTCCTGCATTAATCGTATTAGTAATAATCCTGTCCCAATCCATCAAAGTGGTAAAGGAGTATGAGCGAGTGGTCATCTTCAGGTTGGGCAGATTTAGTGGAGTAAAGGGTCCGGGTGTGTTTTTCATAATCCCCATTATCGATACTGCGGTCAAGGTAGATCTACGTATCGTAACAATAGACGTCCCGAAACAGGCAGTTATCACCTACGATAATGTGACAGTGGCAGTGGATGCAGTCGTTTATTACAAAGTCCTCAACCCCGAATCAGCAGTTACCGAAGTAGAGGATTACAAGTATGCAACTTCAATGCTGGCACAAACAACCCTGCGTGATGTAGTCGGCCGAATCGAACTTGATGAAGTTCTTTCTGGAAGAGAGGAGGTCAATAAGGACATACAGGAGATGCTGGATGTTTCCACCGATCCATGGGGAATCAAGGTCACCTCGGTCACCCTGAGGGATGTAAGTGTTGATGAAAAGATGCTCAGGGCCATTGCCCAGCAGGCAGAGGCCGAGCGTGAAAAGCGGTCCCGTATTATCCTTGCAGATGGAGAGTACAAGGCTTCCCAGAAATTGCTTGATGCCGCCAGGCTCTATCAGGAAGTGCCCACCACAATAAAGCTGAGGGAGTTGCAGACCATAGCTGAGGTTGCCAGGGAAGGCAACACTATTGTAGTCACCAACACCTCTGACAGTGGAGATATAGCGGCTCTGACCCAAGCTTTCACTGCAAAGAACAAATGA
- a CDS encoding NfeD family protein, with amino-acid sequence MRIKTLFLFLFALFLLTATLSTASSEKVMVLDMSDSITPASDAMVSDALEIAETENYEALVITLNTPGGGLQETLNIIETIDASPVPVIGYVYPEGTKAWSAGTLILISTDIAAMAPFTVIGSAQPVQVSPTGGSEPINDSKMINAIVALSKEKASKHDRNVTAAELFITENLNLNAEQAKESNVIEYIAEDIPDLLEQIDGMTVKEKQLNTSGAEIVNYEPNLSLYLMNIISNPIISSLLLMIGIYAIVLGISSPGAGAEIFGAILIALGLIGMGFDVNIAALFLIGVGVVLLILELQAPGFGIFGIAGILCLIAGSIFLVPMDFPRWYTPADVQRSMMFYIVIPTIIIGLFFAFAIYKVLQAKGRKPIIGEEMTGEIAEAIDPISEGNPGYVRYSGEYWKARSEDTIDREEKVEILEKDGPVLIVRKVKGK; translated from the coding sequence ATGAGGATCAAAACCCTTTTCCTTTTTCTTTTTGCACTTTTTTTACTGACTGCTACACTATCAACTGCCAGCTCTGAAAAAGTAATGGTGCTGGATATGTCAGATTCCATTACACCGGCATCCGACGCTATGGTAAGCGACGCACTGGAAATTGCCGAGACAGAAAATTATGAGGCACTTGTAATAACCTTGAATACCCCTGGAGGGGGACTGCAGGAAACCCTGAACATAATAGAGACTATAGATGCCTCCCCTGTTCCTGTAATAGGCTACGTTTATCCCGAAGGAACAAAAGCTTGGTCTGCCGGCACACTGATTCTTATCAGCACCGATATCGCGGCCATGGCGCCATTCACTGTAATTGGTTCGGCCCAGCCTGTACAGGTATCCCCTACCGGTGGCTCAGAACCGATCAATGACTCAAAGATGATAAACGCAATTGTTGCCCTGTCCAAGGAAAAAGCAAGCAAGCATGACAGAAATGTGACCGCTGCAGAGTTATTCATCACCGAGAACTTGAACCTCAATGCAGAACAAGCAAAGGAAAGCAACGTTATTGAATATATTGCAGAAGATATACCAGACCTGCTTGAACAGATAGACGGGATGACTGTCAAGGAAAAACAGCTCAACACATCAGGAGCAGAAATTGTCAATTATGAGCCAAATCTGAGCCTGTATCTTATGAATATAATATCAAATCCCATTATATCATCCCTGTTGTTGATGATAGGAATATATGCCATTGTCCTGGGAATTTCCAGCCCGGGTGCAGGGGCGGAAATTTTCGGTGCTATTCTTATAGCCCTTGGCCTGATTGGCATGGGATTTGATGTCAATATAGCAGCCCTGTTCCTGATTGGTGTGGGGGTGGTCCTGCTTATTCTCGAATTGCAGGCGCCGGGATTTGGCATATTTGGTATTGCAGGAATATTGTGCCTGATAGCAGGTAGTATATTCCTGGTACCCATGGATTTCCCGCGCTGGTACACACCTGCAGATGTACAGAGGAGTATGATGTTCTATATTGTTATACCCACGATAATAATCGGACTGTTCTTTGCCTTTGCCATATACAAAGTGTTGCAGGCAAAGGGGCGCAAGCCAATTATTGGCGAAGAAATGACCGGTGAAATTGCCGAAGCGATAGATCCTATATCCGAAGGCAACCCGGGTTATGTACGATACAGCGGAGAATACTGGAAAGCCCGCTCAGAAGACACCATCGACCGGGAAGAAAAAGTGGAAATACTGGAAAAGGATGGACCCGTCCTCATTGTCCGCAAAGTCAAGGGGAAGTAA